One Scomber scombrus chromosome 4, fScoSco1.1, whole genome shotgun sequence genomic region harbors:
- the LOC133979424 gene encoding natterin-3-like: MMMKLSVLLLLALQTPGLLSKDLDIGNNTEDINDGEPKINANQSMPLLLSRSTQVQSSDNTANIGTVLEWVTWDSSLPSNSVSIYNGYVGRIDYVCKYKCNGGFYNPNMGPHCHYPSAGKTLPGSPFEVLVNKGNFENLEWKDDSYGSVPENSVRICPGQDVYVGKNIYGLGEVVTQDKYFYLPWKSTVYKYHDYQVLTTNKNVFNQRIYDVKYNTDNSKILYYPPEIVRETSINNYECHPVVKTATLSKTTEVEHRWDIGSSIKVGVETTIKTRIPHVSSKGIIFSPEKMFKFSWQNTVVISSTETISVQLTAPPNSSCMARMVQYMYKISIPFTAYLTRTYANGETRTILITGMYDSVQVKEDQAVTNRCEPLENTKHC, from the exons ATGATG ATGAAGCTGTcagtgttgttgctgctggCTCTGCAGACTCCAGGACTCCTGTCCAAAGATCTGGACATCGGGAACAACACAGAGGACATAAATG ATGGTGAGCCTAAAATCAACGCTAACCAATCGATGCCGCTGCTGCTGAGTCGGAGCACGCAGGTCCAGTCTTCCGACAACACTGCTAACATCGGCACTGTCCTGGAATGGGTGACCTGGGACAGCTCTCTCCCCAGCAATTCTGTCTCAATCTACAATGGATATGTTGGTCGCATTGACTATGTCTGCAAATACAAGTGTAATGGTGGCTTTTATAACCCCAACATGGGCCCTCATTGCCACTATCCCAGTGCAGGAAAAACACTTCCTGGTTCCCCATTTGAGGTCCTGGTAAACAAAGGTAACTTTGAGAACCTGGAGTGGAAGGACGATTCGTACGGTTCAGTGCCCGAGAATTCAGTCAGGATCTGTCCCGGGCAGGATGTGTATGTAGGGAAGAACATATATGGACTTGGGGAGGTGGTTACTCAGGATAAATACTTCTACTTGCCTTGGAAGTCAACTGTGTATAAGTACCACGACTACCAGGTCCTGACCACCAATAAGAATGTATTCAACCAGCGGATCTACGATGTCAAGTACAACACTGACAACTCAAAGATACTCTATTATCCTCCAGAGATAGTGCGGGAAACTTCCATCAACAACTATGAGTGCCATCCAGTGGTAAAAACGGCTACCCTCTCAAAGACAACTGAAGTGGAGCACAGGTGGGATATTGGCTCTTCCATCAAAGTCGGTGTTGAAACTACCATCAAGACCAGAATTCCCCACGTTTCCTCCAAAGGTATTATATTCAGCCCAGAGAAGATGTTCAAGTTCTCCTGGCAAAACACAGTGGTGATTTCCAGCACTGAAACTATCTCTGTGCAGCTCACCGCCCCACCAAACAGCTCCTGCATGGCTAGGATGGTGCAGTATATGTACAAAATTAGCATCCCGTTCACAGCTTACCTCACACGCACATATGCTAACGGAGAGACCCGCACCATATTGATCACGGGAATGTATGACAGCGTTCAGGTTAAGGAAGACCAGGCCGTGACGAATCGATGTGAACCTCTAGAGAACACTAAGCACTGTTAA